A DNA window from Gigantopelta aegis isolate Gae_Host chromosome 4, Gae_host_genome, whole genome shotgun sequence contains the following coding sequences:
- the LOC121372009 gene encoding uncharacterized protein LOC121372009 — protein sequence MKTAILCFLVCVFCTGQECDQKKATECLTPKMDSVNSAKRSGNITAQCAVTTDIILCLQVIPNCVNKTAVKIALGTLKDLGCPGFGVKSCVPSLILVNILALMVTSTHVTR from the exons TCTGTGTGTTTTGCACAGGACAGGAATGTGACCAGAAGAAAGCGACAGAGTGTTTGACGCCAAAGATGGACTCCGTGAACTCTGCCAAACGGTCAGGGAATATCACAGCTCAGTGCGC GGTGACGACAGACATCATACTGTGTTTGCAGGTTATACCAAACTGCGTCAACAAAACGGCTGTCAAGATCGCACTGGGCACTCTTAAGGATTTAGGCTGTCCTG gtTTTGGAGTGAAGAGTTGCGTCCCCTCATTGATTCTTGTAAATATCCTAGCGCTGATGGTTACATCTACCCACGTGACCCGATGA